A genome region from Erigeron canadensis isolate Cc75 chromosome 3, C_canadensis_v1, whole genome shotgun sequence includes the following:
- the LOC122594650 gene encoding uncharacterized protein LOC122594650 — translation MSVELLDGGIILDFIEDDKAFNDSIQDRFTNLDTNHDGLLSYSEMLKELQSLRMIETHFGIDVKTDPEELSHVYDSLFVQFDRDSNGTVDLEEFKAETKRMMLALANDLGFLPVQMILDEDSFLKKAVDRELMKSEFSSSA, via the coding sequence ATGAGTGTAGAGTTGTTAGATGGTGGCATCATTCTCGACTTCATTGAAGACGATAAAGCGTTCAATGATTCAATCCAAGACCGTTTCACGAACTTGGACACGAACCATGATGGTCTTCTTTCATATTCAGAAATGCTGAAAGAGCTACAATCTTTAAGAATGATTGAAACTCATTTTGGCATTGATGTGAAAACGGACCCGGAAGAGCTCTCTCATGTTTATGACTCTTTGTTTGTGCAATTTGACCGTGATTCAAATGGGACTGTCGATTTGGAAGAGTTTAAAGCCGAAACCAAGAGAATGATGCTTGCTTTGGCGAATGATCTCGGTTTCTTGCCTGTTCAGATGATTTTAGATGAAGATAGTTTTTTAAAGAAAGCCGTTGATAGGGAGCTCATGAAGTCAGAATTCAGTTCATCGGCGTAA
- the LOC122590834 gene encoding glycine-rich protein 3 short isoform-like — MVSKTVLLLVLVFATILLITSEIAAAKNLASNHDESEVEDAKYGRDDRGYYNGGRGGNYNNGGGYNNRGGRRGNYCRYGCCGGGRYYNGCRCCTTLAEAAAYKQAAHDHAAQTHN, encoded by the exons atggTTTCAAAGACAGTCCTTCTACTTGTCCTTGTTTTTGCAACTATTCTCCTCATTACCTCAGAAATTGCTGCTGCTAAGAACTTGGCCTCCAACCATGATGAGA GTGAAGTAGAAGATGCCAAGTATGGCCGTGACGATCGTGGATACTACAACGGCGGACGTGGAGGGAATTACAACAATGGTGGAGGCTACAACAACAGGGGAGGCCGAAGAGGAAATTATTGTAGGTATGGTTGTTGTGGCGGAGGACGTTACTACAACGGATGCAGGTGTTGCACCACTCTTGCTGAGGCAGCGGCTTACAAACAAGCAGCTCATGATCATGCGGCGCAAACTCACAACTAA